A genome region from Portunus trituberculatus isolate SZX2019 chromosome 18, ASM1759143v1, whole genome shotgun sequence includes the following:
- the LOC123505424 gene encoding protein tramtrack, beta isoform-like isoform X2, translating to MADGMLSLSWNNHSTTFSHTLAALRAKERYTDVTLACEGKFYQVHKLVLSTCSEYFENMFDHTPCKHPVIVLSEIHREELEALLSYMYAGYVNVAENSLARLIKVAELLEVKGLAVPDEPPSSGKRASNGHRTNESRVSPLSRNVQSNTSTSDDRNMLGTNSQSPSDDRSSPHPKRQRTRSEVSLLENTHSPKRSSLKEVSRHAEYDHKEEAEPSWDEDDDGGQRIRATEDQVSYQHQESLSDKVQVTLDENLVKEELVEDMRDGHSHSPKYENMADNTSDGGQSNVKLMIPKYEQSSEQEPIVHLGLGQQPPLHEAVIEALAGPSGMQGWAGGGEASRRLEAGSDLSPLPLCQAGTQSIPPLAGLGKSGHRTGGRDTPKKRHQCPYCVYSTARKDHLQKHIRTHTGEKPYACRLCPYRSSQKYNLKSHEFTHKL from the exons ATGGCAGACGGAATGTTATCACTTTCTTGGAACAATCACAGCACAACCTTCAGCCACACCTTAGCAGCGCTCAGAGCCAAG GAAAGATATACAGATGTTACTTTAGCTTGTGAAGGCAAATTTTATCAAGTCCATAAATTAGTCTTATCAACTTGTAGTGAGTATTTTGAGAACATGTTTGATCACACTCCGTGCAAACATCCTGTGATTGTGTTAAGTGAAATACACCGAGAAGAGTTAGAGGCCCTCTTGAGCTATATGTATGCTGGTTATGTGAATGTTGCTGAAAATAGTTTAGCTAGACTGATCAAAGTTGCTGAACTATTGGAAGTTAAGGGCCTTGCAGTTCCCGATGAACCTCCAAGCAGTGGAAAGAGAGCTTCTAATGGCCATCGCACAAATGAGAGCAGGGTAAGCCCCCTTTCCCGAAATGTGCAGTCAAATACCAGTACTAGTGATGACAGAAATATGTTGGGTACAAATTCCCAAAGCCCCAGTGATGACAGATCAAGTCCCCATCCTAAAAGACAGAGGACAAGAAGTGAAGTGTCTCTCCTTGAAAACACTCATTCACCTAAAAGGTCTTCTTTGaaagaagtttcaagacatgcTGAATATGATCATAAGGAAGAAGCCGAGCCCTCCtgggatgaagatgatgatggtggccaGCGAATCAGAGCTACTGAGGATCAGGTTTCCTACCAACATCAAGAATCCCTCTCTGACAAAGTTCAG GTCACCTTAGATGAAAACTTGGTCAAAGAAGAACTTGTAGAAGACATGAGAGATGGACACAGTCACTCTcctaaatatgaaaatatggcTGACAACACTTCAGATGGTGGCCAGAGCAATGTAAAACTTATGATTCCCAAGTACGAGCAGTCATCAGAACAGGAGCCCATTGTCCATCTTGGCTTGGGACAGCAGCCACCACTCCATGAGGCAGTCATAGAAGCTTTAGCAGGACCTTCTGGTATGCAAGGG TGGGCTGGTGGAGGTGAGGCCAGTAGAAGGCTGGAGGCAGGAAGTGACTTGTCACCACTTCCCCTATGTCAAGCTGGAACACAGTCCATTCCACCACTG GCAGGACTGGGCAAGAGTGGTCACAGGACTGGTGGAAGAGATACCCCAAAGAAGAGGCACCAATGTCCCTACTGTGTCTACTCCACTGCTCGTAAAGATCACTTGCAAAAGCACATACGCACCCACACTGGGGAAAAACCTTATGCCTGTCGGCTTTGTCCATATCGTTCCTCCCAAAAATACAATTTAAAAAGTCATGAATTCACTCATAAATTATAA
- the LOC123505423 gene encoding uncharacterized protein LOC123505423 isoform X1 — MTKCAINGCSNNKCNKQGNFHFYRFPKTKSVARQWINACSRTDKLNPETARVCSQHFKATDYTHSCIIKSELFGKSSVAVRSLNANAVPSLFLPKQGNGSDVYIADKNPMCDKVIMIKEEDVDVQIKEEEIEVEQETTFFSEMEGMYSQQEKRSLSPPFHKNIPESKRQWPGVKGSLTENGETMEWCKNNSGQQTSSTASPTFGHLVNNTRNTQQLTTQTKQVVMNVHDFFRSQNQLVSESDLEIKVAAATGISVRSVQRVKRQAKEGRLLSPPLVRTRQSPVLGSIDDFVEGCLRKEILSFYERGEIPTLDALLEIVKEPPVHFQGGRTSLHKIIKNIGFQYTRITGGRQILIEEKDIVTSRCNFLNVLDDNRNSSSPRSEVYIDETFVCQKEFEGTIGPKFKKKKMKYVIVHAGGEKGFVSGGLHVFKPQINNRGHYKDMVTPQCFQIWFKDQLLPNIPNNSLIIMDSAHWHSNIVNKVPNTNMKKNSIIQWLQENNIAHDKTVSKSELLHIVNSYKEKLYDIDLLAKNCGHEVVRLPPHHNHLNPMVLIWHQVKSEIKKKSQDGQALQTLEEIIKDIVTSITEKDWRICMHHSRKMGEEYKNKDKAVNCMLEKFLHQL, encoded by the exons ATGACAAAGTGTGCTATAAATGGCTGTAGTAATAATAAGTGCAATAAACAAGGAAACTTTCATTTTTATCGCTTCCCAAAGACAAAGTCCGTAGCAAGACAGTGGATTAACGCATGTAGTCGGACAGATAAGTTGAACCCTGAGACTGCCAGAGTTTGTTCTCAGCATTTTAAGGCCACAGACTATACACATAGCTGTATCATCAAGAGTGAGCTATTCGGCAAGTCTTCAGTGGCAGTGCGTTCACTGAATGCCAATGCTGTACCTTCGTTGTTTCTCCCAAAGCAGGGAAATGGTTCAG ATGTTTATATTGCAGATAAAAACCCTATGTGTGATAAAGTGATCATgatcaaggaggaggatgttgatGTGCAGATCAAAGAAGAGGAGATTGAAGTAGAACAAGAAACCACATTTTTCAGTGAGATGGAAGGGATGTATAGCCAACAAGAGAAAAGATCTCTATCACCTCCCTTTCATAAGAATATTCCTGAATCAAAAAGACAGTGGCCAGGTGTGAAAGGAAGTTTAACAGAGAATGGGGAAACAATGGAGTGGT gTAAGAATAACTCTGGACAACAAACCAGTAGTACTGCATCTCCTACCTTTGGTCACTTGGTAAATAATACAAGGAACACACAACAGCTTACCACTCAGACGAAACAGGTGGTGATGAATGTCCATGACTTCTTTCGTAGCCAGAACCAGctagtgagtgagagtgacctTGAAATTAAAGTAGCAGCAGCCACAGGAATTTCAGTGCGTTCAGTGCAGCGTGTTAAAAGGCAAGCCAAAGAGGGTAGGCTTCTCTCACCCCCTCTGGTCAGGACCCGACAGTCCCCAGTGTTAGGTAGTATTGATGACTTTGTTGAAGGATGCTTAAGAAAAGAAATTCTGTCCTTTTATGAAAGAGGTGAAATACCTACATTAGATGCTCTCCTTGAAATAGTCAAGGAACCTCCAGTACATTTTCAGGGTGGGAGGACTTCCCTTCATAAAATTATCAAGAATATTGGTTTTCAGTATACAAGAATAACAGGTGGAAGACAAATATTAATTgaagaaaaggacattgtcactTCTCGCTGCAATTTCTTAAATGTTCTTGATGATAACAGAAATTCTAGCAGTCCACGTTCGGAAGTTTATATAGATGAAACTTTTGTGTGCCAAAAAGAATTTGAAGGAACCATAGGTCCAAAattcaaaaagaagaaaatgaagtatgTTATTGTGCATGCTGGTGGGGAAAAGGGTTTTGTTTCAGGAGGGTTACATGTGTTCAAACCTCAAATAAATAACAGGGGACACTACAAAGATATGGTGACACCTCAGTGTTTCCAGATTTGGTTTAAGGATCAACTACTTCCAAACATTCCTAATAATTCACTTATTATAATGGACAGTGCTCACTGGCATTCCAACATTGTAAACAAAGTCCcaaatacaaatatgaaaaaaaattctattatTCAGTGgctacaagaaaataatattgcCCATGACAAAACTGTTTCTAAATCAGAACTCCTTCACATAGTGAATTCTTATAAGGAAAAGTTATATGACATTGACCTATTAGCAAAAAATTGTGGTCATGAAGTGGTGagacttcctcctcatcataatCATTTGAACCCAATGGTTCTCATTTGGCATCAAGTaaaatcagaaataaaaaagaaatctcAAGATGGTCAAGCACTCCAAACCTTAGAGGAAATCATAAAAGATATAGTTACCAGTATAACTGAAAAAGACTGGAGGATATGTATGCATCACAGtagaaaaatgggagaagagtaCAAGAATAAGGACAAGGCAGTGAATTGTATGCTTGAAAAATTTTTGCATCAACTTTGA
- the LOC123505423 gene encoding uncharacterized protein LOC123505423 isoform X2 translates to MTKCAINGCSNNKCNKQGNFHFYRFPKTKSVARQWINACSRTDKLNPETARVCSQHFKATDYTHSCIIKSELFGKSSVAVRSLNANAVPSLFLPKQGNGSDKNPMCDKVIMIKEEDVDVQIKEEEIEVEQETTFFSEMEGMYSQQEKRSLSPPFHKNIPESKRQWPGVKGSLTENGETMEWCKNNSGQQTSSTASPTFGHLVNNTRNTQQLTTQTKQVVMNVHDFFRSQNQLVSESDLEIKVAAATGISVRSVQRVKRQAKEGRLLSPPLVRTRQSPVLGSIDDFVEGCLRKEILSFYERGEIPTLDALLEIVKEPPVHFQGGRTSLHKIIKNIGFQYTRITGGRQILIEEKDIVTSRCNFLNVLDDNRNSSSPRSEVYIDETFVCQKEFEGTIGPKFKKKKMKYVIVHAGGEKGFVSGGLHVFKPQINNRGHYKDMVTPQCFQIWFKDQLLPNIPNNSLIIMDSAHWHSNIVNKVPNTNMKKNSIIQWLQENNIAHDKTVSKSELLHIVNSYKEKLYDIDLLAKNCGHEVVRLPPHHNHLNPMVLIWHQVKSEIKKKSQDGQALQTLEEIIKDIVTSITEKDWRICMHHSRKMGEEYKNKDKAVNCMLEKFLHQL, encoded by the exons ATGACAAAGTGTGCTATAAATGGCTGTAGTAATAATAAGTGCAATAAACAAGGAAACTTTCATTTTTATCGCTTCCCAAAGACAAAGTCCGTAGCAAGACAGTGGATTAACGCATGTAGTCGGACAGATAAGTTGAACCCTGAGACTGCCAGAGTTTGTTCTCAGCATTTTAAGGCCACAGACTATACACATAGCTGTATCATCAAGAGTGAGCTATTCGGCAAGTCTTCAGTGGCAGTGCGTTCACTGAATGCCAATGCTGTACCTTCGTTGTTTCTCCCAAAGCAGGGAAATGGTTCAG ATAAAAACCCTATGTGTGATAAAGTGATCATgatcaaggaggaggatgttgatGTGCAGATCAAAGAAGAGGAGATTGAAGTAGAACAAGAAACCACATTTTTCAGTGAGATGGAAGGGATGTATAGCCAACAAGAGAAAAGATCTCTATCACCTCCCTTTCATAAGAATATTCCTGAATCAAAAAGACAGTGGCCAGGTGTGAAAGGAAGTTTAACAGAGAATGGGGAAACAATGGAGTGGT gTAAGAATAACTCTGGACAACAAACCAGTAGTACTGCATCTCCTACCTTTGGTCACTTGGTAAATAATACAAGGAACACACAACAGCTTACCACTCAGACGAAACAGGTGGTGATGAATGTCCATGACTTCTTTCGTAGCCAGAACCAGctagtgagtgagagtgacctTGAAATTAAAGTAGCAGCAGCCACAGGAATTTCAGTGCGTTCAGTGCAGCGTGTTAAAAGGCAAGCCAAAGAGGGTAGGCTTCTCTCACCCCCTCTGGTCAGGACCCGACAGTCCCCAGTGTTAGGTAGTATTGATGACTTTGTTGAAGGATGCTTAAGAAAAGAAATTCTGTCCTTTTATGAAAGAGGTGAAATACCTACATTAGATGCTCTCCTTGAAATAGTCAAGGAACCTCCAGTACATTTTCAGGGTGGGAGGACTTCCCTTCATAAAATTATCAAGAATATTGGTTTTCAGTATACAAGAATAACAGGTGGAAGACAAATATTAATTgaagaaaaggacattgtcactTCTCGCTGCAATTTCTTAAATGTTCTTGATGATAACAGAAATTCTAGCAGTCCACGTTCGGAAGTTTATATAGATGAAACTTTTGTGTGCCAAAAAGAATTTGAAGGAACCATAGGTCCAAAattcaaaaagaagaaaatgaagtatgTTATTGTGCATGCTGGTGGGGAAAAGGGTTTTGTTTCAGGAGGGTTACATGTGTTCAAACCTCAAATAAATAACAGGGGACACTACAAAGATATGGTGACACCTCAGTGTTTCCAGATTTGGTTTAAGGATCAACTACTTCCAAACATTCCTAATAATTCACTTATTATAATGGACAGTGCTCACTGGCATTCCAACATTGTAAACAAAGTCCcaaatacaaatatgaaaaaaaattctattatTCAGTGgctacaagaaaataatattgcCCATGACAAAACTGTTTCTAAATCAGAACTCCTTCACATAGTGAATTCTTATAAGGAAAAGTTATATGACATTGACCTATTAGCAAAAAATTGTGGTCATGAAGTGGTGagacttcctcctcatcataatCATTTGAACCCAATGGTTCTCATTTGGCATCAAGTaaaatcagaaataaaaaagaaatctcAAGATGGTCAAGCACTCCAAACCTTAGAGGAAATCATAAAAGATATAGTTACCAGTATAACTGAAAAAGACTGGAGGATATGTATGCATCACAGtagaaaaatgggagaagagtaCAAGAATAAGGACAAGGCAGTGAATTGTATGCTTGAAAAATTTTTGCATCAACTTTGA
- the LOC123505424 gene encoding protein tramtrack, beta isoform-like isoform X1, with product MADGMLSLSWNNHSTTFSHTLAALRAKERYTDVTLACEGKFYQVHKLVLSTCSEYFENMFDHTPCKHPVIVLSEIHREELEALLSYMYAGYVNVAENSLARLIKVAELLEVKGLAVPDEPPSSGKRASNGHRTNESRVSPLSRNVQSNTSTSDDRNMLGTNSQSPSDDRSSPHPKRQRTRSEVSLLENTHSPKRSSLKEVSRHAEYDHKEEAEPSWDEDDDGGQRIRATEDQVSYQHQESLSDKVQVTLDENLVKEELVEDMRDGHSHSPKYENMADNTSDGGQSNVKLMIPKYEQSSEQEPIVHLGLGQQPPLHEAVIEALAGPSGMQGWAGGGEASRRLEAGSDLSPLPLCQAGTQSIPPLVLMEKSSVTQDSETLIDSGNSIGGSRSFQCNYCPYSTGRKYDLNRHLRTHTGEKPWSCPHCHHQFAQKHNLKNHLRIHKKDYLLYQ from the exons ATGGCAGACGGAATGTTATCACTTTCTTGGAACAATCACAGCACAACCTTCAGCCACACCTTAGCAGCGCTCAGAGCCAAG GAAAGATATACAGATGTTACTTTAGCTTGTGAAGGCAAATTTTATCAAGTCCATAAATTAGTCTTATCAACTTGTAGTGAGTATTTTGAGAACATGTTTGATCACACTCCGTGCAAACATCCTGTGATTGTGTTAAGTGAAATACACCGAGAAGAGTTAGAGGCCCTCTTGAGCTATATGTATGCTGGTTATGTGAATGTTGCTGAAAATAGTTTAGCTAGACTGATCAAAGTTGCTGAACTATTGGAAGTTAAGGGCCTTGCAGTTCCCGATGAACCTCCAAGCAGTGGAAAGAGAGCTTCTAATGGCCATCGCACAAATGAGAGCAGGGTAAGCCCCCTTTCCCGAAATGTGCAGTCAAATACCAGTACTAGTGATGACAGAAATATGTTGGGTACAAATTCCCAAAGCCCCAGTGATGACAGATCAAGTCCCCATCCTAAAAGACAGAGGACAAGAAGTGAAGTGTCTCTCCTTGAAAACACTCATTCACCTAAAAGGTCTTCTTTGaaagaagtttcaagacatgcTGAATATGATCATAAGGAAGAAGCCGAGCCCTCCtgggatgaagatgatgatggtggccaGCGAATCAGAGCTACTGAGGATCAGGTTTCCTACCAACATCAAGAATCCCTCTCTGACAAAGTTCAG GTCACCTTAGATGAAAACTTGGTCAAAGAAGAACTTGTAGAAGACATGAGAGATGGACACAGTCACTCTcctaaatatgaaaatatggcTGACAACACTTCAGATGGTGGCCAGAGCAATGTAAAACTTATGATTCCCAAGTACGAGCAGTCATCAGAACAGGAGCCCATTGTCCATCTTGGCTTGGGACAGCAGCCACCACTCCATGAGGCAGTCATAGAAGCTTTAGCAGGACCTTCTGGTATGCAAGGG TGGGCTGGTGGAGGTGAGGCCAGTAGAAGGCTGGAGGCAGGAAGTGACTTGTCACCACTTCCCCTATGTCAAGCTGGAACACAGTCCATTCCACCACTG GTGTTGATGGAGAAAAGCAGTGTGACGCAAGACAGTGAAACACTCATAGACTCTGGAAATTCTATAGGAGGAAGCAGAAGTTTTCAATGTAACTACTGTCCATATAgcacaggaagaaaatatgacctGAACAGACACCTACGGACCCACACTGGAGAGAAGCCATGGTCATGTCCTCACTGCCACCATCAATTTGCCCAGAAGCATAACCTAAAAAATCATCTTCGTATCCATAAGAAAGATTATCTTCTGTATCAGTAG
- the LOC123505423 gene encoding uncharacterized protein LOC123505423 isoform X3, giving the protein MCDKVIMIKEEDVDVQIKEEEIEVEQETTFFSEMEGMYSQQEKRSLSPPFHKNIPESKRQWPGVKGSLTENGETMEWCKNNSGQQTSSTASPTFGHLVNNTRNTQQLTTQTKQVVMNVHDFFRSQNQLVSESDLEIKVAAATGISVRSVQRVKRQAKEGRLLSPPLVRTRQSPVLGSIDDFVEGCLRKEILSFYERGEIPTLDALLEIVKEPPVHFQGGRTSLHKIIKNIGFQYTRITGGRQILIEEKDIVTSRCNFLNVLDDNRNSSSPRSEVYIDETFVCQKEFEGTIGPKFKKKKMKYVIVHAGGEKGFVSGGLHVFKPQINNRGHYKDMVTPQCFQIWFKDQLLPNIPNNSLIIMDSAHWHSNIVNKVPNTNMKKNSIIQWLQENNIAHDKTVSKSELLHIVNSYKEKLYDIDLLAKNCGHEVVRLPPHHNHLNPMVLIWHQVKSEIKKKSQDGQALQTLEEIIKDIVTSITEKDWRICMHHSRKMGEEYKNKDKAVNCMLEKFLHQL; this is encoded by the exons ATGTGTGATAAAGTGATCATgatcaaggaggaggatgttgatGTGCAGATCAAAGAAGAGGAGATTGAAGTAGAACAAGAAACCACATTTTTCAGTGAGATGGAAGGGATGTATAGCCAACAAGAGAAAAGATCTCTATCACCTCCCTTTCATAAGAATATTCCTGAATCAAAAAGACAGTGGCCAGGTGTGAAAGGAAGTTTAACAGAGAATGGGGAAACAATGGAGTGGT gTAAGAATAACTCTGGACAACAAACCAGTAGTACTGCATCTCCTACCTTTGGTCACTTGGTAAATAATACAAGGAACACACAACAGCTTACCACTCAGACGAAACAGGTGGTGATGAATGTCCATGACTTCTTTCGTAGCCAGAACCAGctagtgagtgagagtgacctTGAAATTAAAGTAGCAGCAGCCACAGGAATTTCAGTGCGTTCAGTGCAGCGTGTTAAAAGGCAAGCCAAAGAGGGTAGGCTTCTCTCACCCCCTCTGGTCAGGACCCGACAGTCCCCAGTGTTAGGTAGTATTGATGACTTTGTTGAAGGATGCTTAAGAAAAGAAATTCTGTCCTTTTATGAAAGAGGTGAAATACCTACATTAGATGCTCTCCTTGAAATAGTCAAGGAACCTCCAGTACATTTTCAGGGTGGGAGGACTTCCCTTCATAAAATTATCAAGAATATTGGTTTTCAGTATACAAGAATAACAGGTGGAAGACAAATATTAATTgaagaaaaggacattgtcactTCTCGCTGCAATTTCTTAAATGTTCTTGATGATAACAGAAATTCTAGCAGTCCACGTTCGGAAGTTTATATAGATGAAACTTTTGTGTGCCAAAAAGAATTTGAAGGAACCATAGGTCCAAAattcaaaaagaagaaaatgaagtatgTTATTGTGCATGCTGGTGGGGAAAAGGGTTTTGTTTCAGGAGGGTTACATGTGTTCAAACCTCAAATAAATAACAGGGGACACTACAAAGATATGGTGACACCTCAGTGTTTCCAGATTTGGTTTAAGGATCAACTACTTCCAAACATTCCTAATAATTCACTTATTATAATGGACAGTGCTCACTGGCATTCCAACATTGTAAACAAAGTCCcaaatacaaatatgaaaaaaaattctattatTCAGTGgctacaagaaaataatattgcCCATGACAAAACTGTTTCTAAATCAGAACTCCTTCACATAGTGAATTCTTATAAGGAAAAGTTATATGACATTGACCTATTAGCAAAAAATTGTGGTCATGAAGTGGTGagacttcctcctcatcataatCATTTGAACCCAATGGTTCTCATTTGGCATCAAGTaaaatcagaaataaaaaagaaatctcAAGATGGTCAAGCACTCCAAACCTTAGAGGAAATCATAAAAGATATAGTTACCAGTATAACTGAAAAAGACTGGAGGATATGTATGCATCACAGtagaaaaatgggagaagagtaCAAGAATAAGGACAAGGCAGTGAATTGTATGCTTGAAAAATTTTTGCATCAACTTTGA